One Cydia pomonella isolate Wapato2018A chromosome 14, ilCydPomo1, whole genome shotgun sequence DNA segment encodes these proteins:
- the LOC133525262 gene encoding trans-1,2-dihydrobenzene-1,2-diol dehydrogenase-like, whose protein sequence is MTIRWGIVSAAKIANDFVNAMNSFPGKGDQAVVAIAARDRSCAEAFAKTHNIPTVFDSYQAMAESEGVIDVVYIGTLNPDHYPLAKLFLEHGKHVLCEKPLCLNLKQAQSLINIAKKNKRFLMEAVWSRFAPAYLELEKEIASGKLGEVKRVEVNFGVPLLDVARLSKKDLGGSTVLDLGVYVLQFAQLVFKDEPTKVTVVGETNEDGVDIDETIILEYSGGRRAVLTADATVKMWNKATVTGTKGRATVEEPFHFPETLIRADGTVEVFKLHDSKLPYNFGNSAGLVYESLEVARCIREGLLESPRMSHRESLVLAKLEDTVRKQLGVHYDADDQEF, encoded by the exons ATGACTATCCGCTGGGGCATCGTAAGCGCGGCGAAGATCGCCAACGACTTCGTCAACGCAATGAACAGCTTCCCCGGCAAGGGCGACCAAGCTGTCGTAGCCATCGCGGCGAGGGATCGGAGCTGCGCCGAGGCGTTCGCGAAGACACACAACATCCCTACGGTGTTCGATTCTTATCAGGCTATGGCAGAGAGTGAGGGGGTTATCG ATGTAGTCTACATCGGCACTCTAAACCCCGACCACTATCCCCTAGCCAAACTCTTCCTCGAGCACGGCAAGCACGTTCTCTGCGAGAAGCCCCTCTGCCTCAATCTGAAGCAAGCCCAGTCCCTCATCAACATCGCCAAGAAAAACAAACGCTTCCTCATGGAAGCTGTGTGGTCCAGGTTCGCGCCCGCGTATCTGGAGTTGGAGAAGGAGATTGCGTCTGGAAAGTTGGGGGAGGTGAAGAGAGTGGAGGTTAATTTTGGAGTCCCCTTGCTGGATGTTGCCAGGCTGAG CAAAAAAGACTTGGGCGGCAGTACAGTCCTAGACCTCGGAGTATACGTCCTCCAATTCGCGCAACTGGTATTCAAGGACGAGCCGACGAAGGTCACGGTGGTCGGAGAGACTAATGAAGACGGCGTGGACATAGACGAGACCATCATCCTTGAGTACTCGGGCGGCCGGCGCGCCGTGCTGACCGCGGACGCGACCGTCAAGATGTGGAACAAGGCCACCGTCACCGGCACCAAGGGCCGCGCTACG GTCGAAGAACCCTTCCACTTCCCTGAAACCCTGATCCGGGCTGACGGCACAGTGGAGGTATTCAAACTACACGACTCCAAGCTGCCTTATAACTTCGGCAATAGCGCGGGACTCGTCTACGAGTCGCTAGAGGTCGCGCGGTGCATTAGAGAAG GTCTGTTGGAGTCTCCACGCATGAGCCACAGAGAGAGCCTCGTGCTGGCCAAACTCGAAGACACCGTTCGAAAACAACTGGGAGTGCATTACGACGCTGATGATCAGGagttttaa
- the LOC133525258 gene encoding uncharacterized protein LOC133525258 yields METVLTPPLPFTYDQSLLNITTGSLSDSWKKWSKGFTIYFDACELSKKTSAIQINILLHIVGEQCRELYEQLNVKCTTVEQVLDEFKKYFDQKKNLTVERHRFFTRNQAESETIEQYVFDLKKLSTSCEFGTLCDSLIKDRLICGIASKAIRERLLREADLTLEQAMEICRAAIVSKVYSEKIVEDSQEKSVHNITTGDNNNSLQDNNVWQISQRGGYGRGRGRFAGSRGGRGAGRGAGAWSRSGWRAQDSTVSARAAAGAGGSAAGARSAAHNVYNNGTRCCNKCGTTHGNYACPAYGKRCLRCSRMNHFSRMCGVYQIEESDQQVIYCLNNEIDEWSIVLNINSHNLRFKLDTGAEVNVLPLRYLSQVGLSKENLMVTTSRLHGYSGKNLEVLGKCFLKVVYKDNVYFLEFKVVDVPSSPVLGKYDCKVMNLVKRVFAVSEMEQLNSPAFVTEYKDVFQGIDCLPGSYTIRVNRECKPVVHAPRKVPIPLREKLKAKLEDMERQDIIAKVEGPTDWVNSMTIVKKPNGDLRICLDPKELNQAIKREHFRLPTLDEIVSNLSGAQYFSTLDATKGMVSLGRVVRSTSPINRNTKFFFPVGSIDRTIKT; encoded by the coding sequence ATGGAAACAGTGCTTACGCCTCCGTTACCGTTTACTTATGATCAAAGTTTATTGAACATTACTACGGGCAGTTTAAGTGATAGTTGGAAAAAATGGAGTAAGGGATTTACAATATATTTCGACGCGTGTGAACTTTCTAAAAAAACATCggccatacaaataaatatattgcttCATATAGTGGGTGAACAGTGCAGGGAATTGTATGAACAACTAAATGTGAAGTGTACTACGGTAGAACAGGTTTTGgacgaatttaaaaaatattttgatcaaaagaaaaacttaacgGTTGAGAGGCATCGATTTTTTACGCGAAATCAGGCAGAAAGTGAAACAATTGAACAATATGTGTTTGATTTAAAGAAATTATCAACTTCATGTGAGTTTGGAACTTTATGTGATTCCTTAATTAAGGATAGGTTGATATGTGGCATCGCGAGCAAAGCTATTCGGGAGAGATTATTACGTGAAGCCGACTTGACTTTAGAACAAGCTATGGAGATTTGTCGAGCGGCTATAGTATCTAAAGTGTATTCGGAAAAAATTGTTGAAGACTCGCAAGAGAAATCGGTACATAACATAACGACGGGTGACAACAACAATTCATTGCAAGATAATAATGTATGGCAAATATCACAAAGAGGAGGTTACGGTCGCGGCCGTGGACGGTTCGCGGGGTCGCGAGGCGGCCGTGGCGCCGGGCGCGGCGCGGGAGCTTGGAGCAGGAGCGGTTGGCGCGCGCAGGACTCGACCGTGTCGGCGCGAGCGGCGGCTGGCGCGGGCGGGAGCGCCGCTGGTGCTCGTAGTGCGGCGCATAATGTGTATAATAACGGTACTCGTTGTTGTAACAAATGTGGTACAACGCACGGAAACTATGCGTGCCCAGCGTATGGGAAACGTTGTTTACGGTGTTCGCGCATGAATCACTTTTCGCGTATGTGTGGCGTATATCAAATTGAGGAGTCGGACCAACAGGTAATATATTGTCTTAATAATGAGATAGATGAATGGtcgattgttttaaatattaatagccATAATTTAAGGTTTAAACTTGATACGGGAGCCGAAGTTAATGTTTTGCCATTACGCTACTTATCTCAAGTTGGTTTAAGCAAAGAAAATTTAATGGTTACCACGTCGCGGCTTCACGGTTATTCTGGAAAGAACTTGGAAGTTCTAggcaaatgttttttgaaagtGGTATATAaagataatgtatattttttggaatttaaAGTGGTGGATGTGCCGTCCTCTCCTGTATTAGGTAAATATGATTGCAAGGTAATGAATTTGGTTAAAAGAGTATTTGCAGTGAGTGAAATGGAGCAATTGAACTCTCCGGCTTTTGTTACGGAATATAAAGATGTATTTCAGGGTATAGATTGTTTGCCTGGTAGTTATACAATTAGAGTGAATCGCGAATGCAAGCCTGTGGTGCACGCTCCAAGAAAGGTACCAATACCATTGCGAGAAAAACTAAAGGCAAAGTTAGAAGATATGGAGCGACAAGATATCATAGCAAAGGTTGAGGGCCCTACTGATTGGGTCAACAGCATGACTATCGTAAAAAAACCAAATGGAGATCTTAGGATATGTTTAGACCCGAAAGAATTGAATCAAGCTATAAAACGAGAACACTTTAGGTTGCCTACGTTAGACGAAATAGTTTCGAATTTGTCAGGGGCTCAGTATTTTAGCACACTAGATGCTACTAAAGGGATGGTTTCCTTAGGTCGCGTGGTCCGATcgactagtccgatcaatcggaatacgaagtttttttttcctgttggctcgattgatcggactataaagacttag